The proteins below are encoded in one region of Microbispora sp. NBC_01189:
- a CDS encoding carbohydrate ABC transporter permease has translation MSANRHRQSSTSGGPLRSLSLHTIVVITALFVAVPLVYAVLGGFKTTRQLSSNPIGLPDPWMPENYGGILASGSFWRMLWNSTYIAVLTTLVVVAVSALAAFVFARFAFRGREALFTLFAAGLMFPFAVAILPLFVLLRMFGLLDNPLGVILPQAAFGMPMTIIILRGFFRAIPGEIEEAAILDGCTPFGFFWRILLPMARPAIATVSVLAVVNSWNQFMLPLVVFSDDSLFTIPLGVQQFQGQYATDIARVMAYIVVAMLPALGFYAVAERQLVSGLTAGAVKG, from the coding sequence ATGAGCGCCAACCGTCACAGGCAGTCGTCGACGTCGGGCGGTCCCCTGCGCAGCCTGTCCCTGCACACGATCGTCGTGATCACGGCGTTGTTCGTCGCCGTCCCCCTGGTGTACGCCGTGCTCGGCGGCTTCAAGACCACCCGGCAGCTCTCCAGCAACCCGATCGGCCTGCCCGACCCCTGGATGCCGGAGAACTACGGGGGCATCCTCGCCTCGGGGTCGTTCTGGCGCATGCTCTGGAACAGCACCTACATCGCGGTGCTGACCACGCTCGTGGTCGTCGCCGTGTCGGCGCTGGCGGCCTTCGTGTTCGCCCGGTTCGCCTTCCGGGGCCGCGAGGCGCTGTTCACGCTGTTCGCGGCCGGGCTCATGTTCCCGTTCGCGGTGGCGATCCTGCCGCTGTTCGTGCTGCTGCGGATGTTCGGGCTGCTCGACAACCCGCTCGGCGTGATCCTTCCGCAGGCGGCCTTCGGTATGCCGATGACGATCATCATCCTGCGCGGCTTCTTCCGGGCCATCCCGGGGGAGATCGAGGAGGCGGCGATCCTCGACGGATGCACCCCGTTCGGCTTCTTCTGGCGGATCCTGCTGCCGATGGCCCGGCCCGCGATCGCCACGGTCTCCGTGCTGGCCGTCGTCAACAGCTGGAACCAGTTCATGCTGCCGCTCGTGGTGTTCAGCGACGACAGCCTGTTCACGATCCCGCTGGGCGTCCAGCAGTTCCAGGGCCAGTACGCGACGGACATCGCCCGGGTCATGGCCTACATCGTGGTGGCGATGCTGCCCGCCCTCGGTTTCTACGCCGTGGCCGAGCGTCAGCTCGTCAGCGGCCTCACCGCGGGGGCCGTCAAGGGCTGA
- a CDS encoding extracellular solute-binding protein encodes MTVEWWNIWTTEPLKSYGVQAIKDFQAKHPNITIKSVPYENEAFKAKLTTLTQSGKAPDIFQTWGGGVLGQQVDAGLVKDLSGDAGSWLGTFTDAALSAYQVEGKTYAIPDDIGMVGFWYNKALFKKAGIAEPPGTWSQLIDDVKKLKAAGVTPMALGGKDKWPGHYYWAYLAMRIGGLDALKQAGQSKDFTGAPFVQAGQKLKELADLQPFQKGFLGATYGDPGGQAATMGDGKAAMELMGQWAPAVEKDAGKGLGDDLGFFPFPAVDGGAGAATDAFGGGGGFAIGSEAPPEAIEFVKFLTESNEHRKAVATGGVLPVLKGEEDAVTDPNLSVVAKNLAGATGFQLYLDQAYPPAVGQEVNDSVAQLIGGTKTPEQVAQAITETAKSE; translated from the coding sequence GTGACGGTCGAGTGGTGGAACATCTGGACCACCGAGCCATTGAAGAGCTACGGCGTTCAGGCGATCAAGGATTTCCAGGCCAAGCACCCGAACATCACCATCAAGAGCGTTCCCTATGAGAACGAGGCGTTCAAGGCGAAGCTGACGACGCTCACACAGTCCGGCAAGGCGCCGGACATCTTCCAGACCTGGGGCGGCGGCGTGCTCGGCCAGCAGGTCGACGCGGGCCTGGTCAAGGACCTCTCCGGCGACGCCGGTTCCTGGCTCGGCACGTTCACCGACGCGGCGCTGTCCGCGTACCAGGTCGAGGGCAAGACGTACGCGATCCCGGACGACATCGGCATGGTGGGCTTCTGGTACAACAAGGCCCTGTTCAAGAAGGCCGGGATCGCCGAGCCTCCGGGCACCTGGTCGCAGCTCATCGACGACGTCAAGAAGCTCAAGGCGGCCGGTGTCACCCCGATGGCCCTCGGCGGCAAGGACAAGTGGCCGGGTCACTACTACTGGGCGTACCTCGCCATGCGGATCGGCGGCCTCGACGCGCTGAAGCAGGCGGGTCAGAGCAAGGACTTCACGGGCGCGCCCTTCGTGCAGGCGGGGCAGAAGCTCAAGGAGCTCGCGGACCTCCAGCCGTTCCAGAAGGGCTTCCTCGGCGCGACGTACGGCGACCCGGGCGGCCAGGCCGCGACCATGGGCGACGGCAAGGCCGCCATGGAGCTGATGGGCCAGTGGGCGCCCGCGGTCGAGAAGGACGCCGGCAAGGGCCTCGGCGATGACCTCGGCTTCTTCCCCTTCCCGGCCGTCGACGGCGGCGCCGGTGCGGCCACCGACGCCTTCGGCGGCGGTGGCGGCTTCGCGATCGGTTCGGAGGCGCCGCCCGAGGCGATCGAGTTCGTGAAGTTCCTCACCGAGAGCAACGAGCACCGCAAGGCCGTCGCGACCGGCGGTGTGCTCCCGGTGCTGAAGGGTGAGGAGGACGCGGTCACCGACCCGAACCTGAGCGTGGTCGCCAAGAACCTCGCCGGGGCCACCGGGTTCCAGCTCTACCTCGACCAGGCGTATCCGCCGGCCGTCGGCCAGGAGGTCAACGACAGTGTGGCCCAGCTGATCGGCGGAACCAAGACGCCGGAGCAGGTGGCGCAGGCCATCACGGAAACGGCGAAGTCGGAGTAA
- a CDS encoding DUF742 domain-containing protein, translating into MNLEWSPDEERLLDAPTIRPYVIARGRTEAQDRFDLISLAVTIRPTTGAEIGLDPEHQAIVRLCRRALSVAEIAAHLDLPAGIVRVLLGDLFDRGFVAVQQPQPEMDVLDERMYKAVLDGLRAL; encoded by the coding sequence CGACGCGCCCACCATCCGGCCGTACGTCATCGCGCGCGGCCGCACGGAGGCGCAGGACCGCTTCGACCTCATCTCGCTGGCGGTGACGATCCGTCCCACCACCGGGGCGGAGATCGGGCTCGACCCCGAGCATCAGGCGATCGTGCGGCTGTGCCGCAGGGCGCTGTCGGTGGCGGAGATCGCCGCCCACCTGGACCTGCCGGCGGGGATCGTCCGGGTCCTCCTTGGCGACCTGTTCGACCGGGGATTCGTGGCCGTGCAGCAGCCCCAACCGGAGATGGACGTGCTCGACGAGCGGATGTACAAGGCGGTGCTCGATGGTCTCCGGGCGCTCTGA
- a CDS encoding glycosyltransferase family 39 protein, with protein sequence MRHHARARPRRSARDAALPAVPALAALLACLWGIRRGSMWQDEATTYVVAGRPLSGLWRTLGNVDAVHGCYYLLVHPLLGLVGDAVPAEVAIRIPSVVATALAAAGVAAIGRRLVSGPAGLYAGLVYGTAPVVVAYGQEGRSYALVGAAVVEATRLLTRALEDPARTRRWIWYAVAVAAACLLNLFAALALTAHASTVLIVARRRTARDAGTVAEAGVPGAPQRWSVLLRWSAPRRWAGASTCALLAVLPLAWIAFGQRDQVSWLERPGWPEVRGLVARFAGSGLSLTATVVLVLLGLIPGAAPRTTPGATSDRRGSRVPTGLITTSIPARRLAATPMPDGGLAAISRANGVGLVAVAVPLAVLPPALLIAVSQVHPFYQERYVLFSMVGLALLTGAGLARAVRLVPGPAPERSPGRSPSEPPTPTQTPSGSPSRSPGWSPGGWRGGWRSGPRTAGAVALPVLLPVLLPVLLPVLLLVASLPDQAAVRRIDSRPDDPAAVARVVGPGRRPGDAVLFLPSIRRLVAEAYPASFHGVRDAALRAGGAESGTLAGRELPADDLVAALGAAPRVWVVSRPHPAPADLASARDTAKRDLLRKDYRKERAFRVLGYTVWLYTRISP encoded by the coding sequence ATGAGGCACCACGCCCGCGCCCGCCCCCGGCGGAGCGCTCGCGACGCGGCCCTGCCGGCCGTCCCGGCCCTGGCCGCGCTGCTCGCCTGCCTGTGGGGCATCAGGCGTGGGTCGATGTGGCAGGACGAGGCGACGACGTACGTCGTCGCGGGCAGGCCGCTTTCGGGCCTCTGGCGCACGCTGGGGAACGTCGACGCGGTACACGGCTGCTACTACCTGCTGGTCCATCCTCTCCTCGGGCTCGTGGGCGACGCCGTCCCGGCGGAGGTCGCGATCCGGATCCCCTCCGTCGTCGCCACGGCCCTCGCGGCGGCCGGTGTCGCGGCGATCGGACGGCGGCTGGTCTCCGGCCCGGCCGGCCTCTACGCGGGTCTCGTGTACGGCACGGCCCCCGTCGTCGTCGCCTACGGCCAGGAGGGACGGTCGTACGCGCTGGTCGGGGCGGCGGTGGTGGAGGCCACGCGCCTGCTCACGCGGGCCCTGGAGGACCCGGCCCGCACGCGGCGGTGGATCTGGTACGCCGTGGCGGTGGCGGCGGCGTGCCTGCTCAACCTCTTCGCCGCCCTGGCGCTCACGGCACACGCGTCGACGGTCCTGATCGTCGCCCGCAGGCGGACCGCGAGAGACGCGGGGACGGTCGCGGAGGCCGGTGTCCCCGGTGCGCCGCAGCGGTGGAGCGTGCTGCTTCGGTGGAGCGCGCCGCGGCGGTGGGCCGGAGCGAGCACGTGCGCACTGCTCGCCGTCCTGCCCCTCGCGTGGATCGCGTTCGGGCAGCGCGACCAGGTGTCGTGGCTGGAGCGGCCCGGCTGGCCCGAGGTGCGCGGTCTCGTGGCGCGGTTCGCCGGGTCCGGCCTCTCACTCACGGCGACCGTCGTGCTCGTCCTGCTGGGACTGATACCGGGAGCGGCGCCGAGGACGACGCCGGGCGCGACGAGCGACCGTCGCGGTAGCCGCGTCCCGACCGGCCTCATCACGACCTCGATACCGGCTCGCAGACTCGCCGCCACCCCGATGCCGGACGGCGGACTCGCCGCCATCAGCCGCGCGAACGGGGTGGGGCTCGTGGCGGTGGCCGTGCCGCTCGCCGTGCTGCCGCCCGCCCTGCTGATCGCCGTCTCGCAGGTCCACCCCTTCTACCAGGAGCGCTACGTCCTGTTCTCGATGGTGGGGCTCGCACTCCTGACGGGGGCGGGGCTGGCCCGGGCCGTACGGCTCGTGCCGGGACCGGCGCCGGAACGGTCACCCGGCCGGTCGCCGAGCGAACCCCCGACCCCGACCCAGACCCCGAGCGGATCACCGAGCCGGTCGCCCGGCTGGTCGCCCGGTGGGTGGCGAGGCGGGTGGCGGAGCGGGCCGCGGACGGCCGGCGCGGTGGCGCTGCCTGTGTTGCTGCCCGTGTTGCTGCCTGTGTTGTTGCCCGTGTTGCTGTTGGTCGCGTCCCTGCCCGACCAGGCCGCCGTACGCCGGATCGACAGCCGTCCGGACGACCCGGCCGCCGTCGCCCGGGTCGTCGGGCCGGGACGGCGGCCCGGAGACGCCGTGCTCTTCCTGCCCTCGATCCGCCGTCTGGTCGCCGAGGCGTACCCCGCCTCGTTCCACGGGGTCCGCGACGCGGCGCTCAGGGCCGGCGGCGCGGAGTCGGGCACGCTGGCCGGGCGGGAACTGCCCGCGGACGACCTCGTCGCCGCGCTGGGCGCGGCGCCCAGGGTATGGGTGGTCAGCCGCCCGCATCCCGCGCCCGCCGATCTGGCGTCCGCGCGGGACACGGCCAAGCGCGACCTGCTGCGGAAGGACTACCGGAAGGAGCGGGCCTTCCGGGTGCTCGGCTACACGGTGTGGCTGTACACGAGGATCAGCCCTTGA
- a CDS encoding SH3 domain-containing protein produces MRVARSVVPALAVWASAGWLGFPAHGFAAARPPVPGGPAAAVPHREAVRPPERPGSSGSRQEVTRQIEQAPGRVCAYRLRGVRTGGFLHVREGAGRRHAPVGRLRVSDGGFAGSCAVTHGWIAVRAADGTSGFASARYLHRLDLSGRPSLSCAYRLKHVHKGGYLNVRDGAGLGHAPVGKIRPAQGDIAGACTAGHGWVAVDTADGIPGWASARYLRKIP; encoded by the coding sequence GTGAGAGTGGCCAGGAGCGTCGTTCCGGCGCTGGCGGTGTGGGCCTCGGCGGGATGGCTCGGCTTTCCCGCGCACGGCTTCGCGGCGGCCCGCCCGCCCGTACCGGGCGGACCCGCGGCCGCCGTGCCGCACCGGGAGGCGGTCCGCCCGCCTGAGCGGCCCGGGTCCTCCGGCTCCCGCCAGGAGGTCACGCGGCAGATCGAGCAGGCCCCCGGACGTGTGTGCGCCTACCGTCTCCGGGGCGTGCGCACGGGAGGTTTCCTCCACGTCCGCGAGGGCGCGGGGCGCCGGCACGCCCCCGTCGGCAGGCTGCGGGTGTCCGACGGGGGATTCGCCGGTTCCTGCGCCGTCACCCACGGCTGGATCGCGGTGCGCGCCGCCGACGGCACGTCGGGCTTCGCCTCCGCCCGCTACCTGCACAGGCTCGATCTCAGCGGCCGGCCCTCGCTCTCGTGCGCCTACCGCCTGAAGCACGTGCACAAGGGCGGTTACCTCAACGTCCGCGACGGCGCGGGGCTCGGCCACGCCCCCGTCGGGAAGATCCGCCCGGCGCAGGGCGACATCGCCGGGGCCTGCACCGCCGGCCACGGCTGGGTGGCCGTGGACACCGCCGACGGCATCCCCGGCTGGGCCTCGGCCCGCTACCTGAGAAAGATCCCGTAA
- a CDS encoding GNAT family N-acetyltransferase, whose translation MADSVVVRTATEADVPGLRAVADHFRLLDRWPERPDFLDAEREFGTVVVGEVNGTIAGFGATLPRGKTTHLGDLFVLPDHQSSGAGRMILSRLLPSGAPMMTFASADLRALALYVRRGMRPRCPLLYLSRPPQSARPAGNGRPPQSARPAESGRLAGSGRAARARNSALAAAALPRPESDRLAPEARDLDAAAALDARISGGERIATLGWFAGLPGVTVRAAASGYAFVRVAGDSAVIGPAGGDTPEDCVEAVLEAAGACSGAGSVEIAVPGTHPLLPLLLDAGWRIDDKDTLMTSEDLVRFDCYIPHPDLG comes from the coding sequence ATGGCGGATTCCGTCGTCGTCCGCACCGCGACGGAGGCGGACGTTCCCGGACTGCGCGCCGTCGCGGATCACTTCCGGCTTCTCGACCGGTGGCCGGAGAGGCCCGACTTCCTGGACGCGGAGCGCGAGTTCGGCACCGTGGTCGTCGGCGAGGTGAACGGCACGATCGCGGGCTTCGGCGCGACCCTGCCCCGGGGGAAGACCACGCACCTCGGAGACCTGTTCGTCCTGCCGGACCATCAGTCGTCGGGAGCGGGCCGGATGATCCTGTCGCGGCTGCTGCCGTCCGGCGCCCCCATGATGACGTTCGCCTCGGCCGACCTCAGGGCGCTCGCCCTGTACGTCCGGCGCGGCATGCGGCCCCGATGCCCTCTGCTCTACCTCAGCCGGCCGCCACAGAGCGCCCGCCCGGCAGGGAACGGACGCCCGCCACAGAGCGCACGCCCGGCGGAGAGCGGTCGCCTGGCCGGGAGCGGTCGCGCGGCACGGGCGAGGAACTCGGCTCTGGCGGCGGCGGCCCTCCCGCGTCCGGAGAGCGACCGGCTCGCGCCGGAAGCCCGCGACCTGGACGCGGCGGCGGCTCTGGACGCCCGGATCTCGGGCGGGGAGCGGATCGCGACCCTCGGCTGGTTCGCGGGCCTGCCCGGCGTGACGGTGCGGGCCGCGGCCTCGGGGTACGCGTTCGTGCGGGTGGCCGGTGACTCGGCCGTCATCGGGCCCGCCGGAGGCGACACCCCGGAAGACTGCGTCGAGGCCGTGCTGGAGGCGGCCGGCGCCTGCTCGGGCGCGGGTTCCGTCGAGATCGCGGTGCCGGGCACACACCCGCTGTTGCCCCTGTTACTCGACGCCGGATGGCGTATCGACGACAAGGACACGCTGATGACCAGCGAGGACTTAGTCCGGTTCGACTGCTACATCCCGCACCCCGACCTCGGCTGA
- a CDS encoding ATP/GTP-binding protein, translating to MVSGRSDTLKMPKAIKLLIAGGFGVGKTTMVGAVSEIRPLRTEETLTNLSVGVDDLSGVEAKATTTVAMDFGRISIGQDFVLYLFGTPGQERFWFVWDELARGALGAVVLADTRRLADCFPSVDYFERRGTPFVVAVNCFEGAPVFELDEVKLALNLGPDVPILLCDARKRESGKEVLIALVKHAYGRRPTAAAH from the coding sequence ATGGTCTCCGGGCGCTCTGACACCCTGAAGATGCCCAAGGCGATCAAACTGCTGATCGCCGGCGGCTTCGGAGTCGGCAAGACGACGATGGTCGGCGCGGTCTCGGAGATCCGGCCCCTGCGCACCGAGGAGACGCTGACGAACCTCAGCGTCGGCGTCGACGACCTGTCCGGGGTCGAGGCGAAGGCGACCACCACCGTGGCCATGGACTTCGGCCGCATCAGCATCGGGCAGGACTTCGTCCTCTATCTCTTCGGCACCCCGGGCCAGGAGCGGTTCTGGTTCGTGTGGGACGAGCTCGCCCGCGGAGCGCTCGGCGCGGTGGTGCTGGCCGACACCCGCAGGCTGGCCGACTGCTTCCCCTCCGTCGACTACTTCGAGCGGCGCGGCACCCCCTTCGTCGTCGCGGTGAACTGCTTCGAGGGCGCACCGGTGTTCGAACTGGACGAGGTCAAGCTCGCGCTCAACCTCGGCCCGGACGTGCCGATCCTGCTGTGCGACGCGCGCAAGCGGGAGTCGGGCAAGGAGGTTCTGATCGCGCTCGTCAAGCACGCGTACGGCCGGCGGCCGACCGCCGCCGCGCACTGA
- a CDS encoding sugar ABC transporter permease, which translates to MKTTRPRSHRLRGFTTILLFLLPALVLFFGLVVAPILLAFYASVFKWNGLRGLPTDFVGLANFTRLLADEVFLGDLWRGLLLIIMSLVVQLPLSLGIAMLLNQKIRGRAFFRLLFFAPYMLSEAITAVLFMMILSPTDGLANVVLGWFGVDPLDWFADPSSVMMSVFIVMTWKYFGFHMILYIAGRQGIPRELTEAAQIDGATGWKVFRYVTLPLLGPTIRISVFLSVIGAIQLFDLVWIITGGGPSHSSETMAVTMFQFGFKRFQVGYASAISVVMFFISLVFALFYQRYVMRRDLQGASTVLREQR; encoded by the coding sequence GTGAAGACGACGAGACCCCGGAGCCATCGGCTCCGGGGGTTCACCACGATTCTCCTGTTCCTGCTGCCCGCGCTCGTGCTCTTCTTCGGGCTGGTGGTGGCGCCGATCCTGCTCGCCTTCTACGCGAGCGTCTTCAAGTGGAACGGCCTGCGCGGACTGCCCACCGACTTCGTCGGCCTGGCGAACTTCACCCGCCTGCTGGCGGACGAGGTTTTCCTAGGCGACCTCTGGCGCGGCCTGTTGCTGATCATCATGTCGCTGGTGGTGCAGCTGCCCCTCTCACTGGGCATCGCTATGCTGCTCAACCAGAAGATCCGCGGCCGGGCCTTCTTCCGCCTGCTGTTCTTCGCCCCGTACATGCTGTCCGAGGCGATCACCGCGGTCCTGTTCATGATGATCCTGTCGCCGACGGACGGCCTGGCCAACGTCGTCCTGGGCTGGTTCGGGGTCGACCCCCTCGACTGGTTCGCCGACCCGTCGTCGGTGATGATGTCGGTGTTCATCGTCATGACCTGGAAGTACTTCGGCTTCCACATGATCTTGTACATCGCCGGGCGCCAGGGCATCCCGCGGGAGCTCACCGAGGCCGCCCAGATCGACGGCGCGACCGGCTGGAAGGTCTTCCGCTACGTCACGCTGCCGCTGCTCGGCCCCACCATCCGCATCAGCGTGTTCCTGTCGGTCATCGGTGCGATCCAGCTGTTCGACCTGGTCTGGATCATCACCGGCGGAGGCCCGTCGCACTCCTCCGAGACCATGGCCGTGACGATGTTCCAGTTCGGTTTCAAGCGCTTCCAGGTCGGCTACGCGAGTGCGATCAGCGTGGTGATGTTCTTCATCAGCCTCGTGTTCGCGCTCTTCTACCAGAGATACGTCATGCGGCGTGACCTCCAAGGAGCCTCCACCGTGCTGCGAGAACAGCGATGA